The following proteins are co-located in the Bradyrhizobium sp. AZCC 2176 genome:
- a CDS encoding FecR domain-containing protein, whose protein sequence is MTMLARAGWIVFSSLLLTADVAAQPATLGCTTAPTAQGTQTLHCPTAITIVAESGAKFELGDRNRDGHVDSVELSNKALLLEVPKKPGRTRFNVVTPQAIAAVRGTKWAVDAEGAKTSVFVVNGRVSVARSAGRGSVVLGPGDGVDVEGSGELIVKRWPPARVTALMARLGQ, encoded by the coding sequence ATGACGATGCTGGCACGCGCCGGATGGATCGTTTTTTCAAGTCTGCTGCTGACCGCTGACGTGGCAGCCCAGCCGGCAACGTTAGGCTGCACGACCGCGCCGACGGCGCAAGGGACGCAGACCCTGCATTGCCCGACAGCGATCACGATCGTGGCCGAAAGCGGCGCGAAGTTCGAGCTCGGGGACCGCAACCGCGACGGCCATGTCGATTCCGTCGAACTCAGCAACAAGGCGCTACTGCTCGAGGTGCCGAAGAAGCCGGGCCGCACCCGGTTCAACGTGGTGACGCCGCAAGCGATTGCCGCGGTGCGCGGCACCAAATGGGCGGTGGACGCCGAAGGTGCAAAGACGTCGGTATTCGTCGTCAACGGCCGCGTGAGCGTCGCGCGATCCGCCGGTCGCGGCAGCGTCGTACTCGGGCCCGGCGACGGCGTCGATGTCGAGGGATCTGGCGAGTTGATCGTGAAACGCTGGCCGCCCGCGCGCGTGACAGCCCTGATGGCAAGATTGGGACAATAG
- a CDS encoding DUF899 family protein translates to MSGSALKPAAELARGNSVRFPNESAEYRRAREQLLAEEIELRRHIERVAELRRALPPGGAVTKNYEFEGEGGKATLSDLFGDKQTLVIYSYMFGPQREQPCPMCTSFMSTWEAKLPDVEQRIAFVFVARSPIARLIAAKKARGWTRHRVYSDPSGEFTRDYVSAADADVPGYNVFTRRDGSIRHFWSGEMGPSIADPGQDPRGAPDFDPLWTILDTTPEGRGKDWYPRLSY, encoded by the coding sequence ATGTCCGGTTCCGCCCTGAAACCCGCCGCTGAACTCGCACGTGGAAATAGCGTGCGCTTTCCCAATGAGAGTGCCGAGTATCGCCGCGCCCGCGAGCAATTACTGGCGGAGGAGATCGAACTGCGCCGCCACATCGAGCGCGTCGCCGAATTGCGCCGCGCGCTGCCGCCGGGAGGCGCAGTGACGAAAAACTATGAATTCGAAGGCGAGGGCGGCAAGGCGACCTTGTCGGACCTGTTCGGCGACAAGCAGACGCTCGTGATCTACAGCTACATGTTCGGACCGCAGCGCGAGCAGCCGTGCCCGATGTGCACGTCCTTCATGAGCACCTGGGAAGCAAAGCTGCCCGACGTCGAGCAGCGCATCGCGTTTGTGTTCGTGGCGCGCTCGCCGATCGCGCGGCTGATCGCAGCGAAGAAGGCGCGCGGCTGGACACGGCACCGGGTCTATTCGGACCCGTCTGGCGAATTCACGCGCGATTACGTCAGCGCGGCGGACGCGGACGTTCCCGGCTACAACGTGTTCACGCGCCGCGACGGCAGCATCCGCCATTTCTGGTCCGGCGAAATGGGACCATCGATTGCCGATCCCGGACAGGACCCGCGTGGTGCACCTGACTTCGATCCGCTGTGGACCATCCTGGACACTACGCCGGAAGGGCGGGGCAAGGACTGGTATCCGCGCCTGAGTTATTAG
- a CDS encoding Crp/Fnr family transcriptional regulator — MKPSAGIGNRLLAALPASDLDLLKPELEVIELDQDAVISRAGDAIEYVFFPYSGAISLMIEMADGHTVAIAAVGREGAVGILSVLGPSSADNTAVVRAAGTAARIPASRFHTAFNRSPAIRHAVQIHVKAMLKQLQLGSACNALHPVEARMARWLLQLRDRVDHDVLPLTQQALSQILGVRRTTVTLLMRNLRARGAIRSDRRGLIEIDPARLAAAACECHNVMHLEVEEMFAANLARSRAAALSEDRRIPGIKSGGAM, encoded by the coding sequence GTGAAGCCTTCTGCGGGAATAGGGAATCGCCTTCTTGCAGCATTGCCGGCATCGGATCTCGACCTGCTGAAGCCTGAGCTCGAGGTGATCGAGCTCGATCAGGACGCGGTTATTTCGCGGGCGGGCGACGCGATCGAGTACGTCTTCTTCCCTTATAGCGGCGCCATCTCGCTGATGATCGAGATGGCGGACGGGCATACGGTTGCCATCGCCGCAGTCGGGCGCGAAGGGGCGGTAGGTATTCTTTCGGTGCTCGGGCCGTCGTCTGCAGACAATACCGCGGTCGTTCGTGCGGCCGGCACCGCCGCCCGGATACCCGCATCGCGATTTCACACCGCTTTCAACCGGAGCCCTGCGATACGGCACGCGGTCCAGATTCACGTCAAGGCGATGCTGAAGCAGCTTCAGCTCGGCTCGGCCTGCAACGCGCTTCACCCGGTCGAAGCGCGCATGGCCCGCTGGCTGCTTCAGCTTCGCGACCGCGTCGACCATGATGTGCTCCCGCTCACACAGCAGGCGCTCTCGCAAATACTCGGTGTGCGACGTACGACCGTGACGCTCCTGATGCGCAATCTGCGCGCGCGCGGAGCGATCAGGTCCGATCGACGAGGCCTGATCGAGATCGATCCGGCGCGGCTCGCGGCGGCAGCGTGCGAATGTCACAACGTCATGCATCTCGAAGTCGAGGAGATGTTCGCGGCGAATTTGGCCCGATCTCGCGCGGCGGCTCTGTCCGAAGACCGGCGCATTCCAGGGATCAAATCGGGCGGTGCCATGTGA
- a CDS encoding DUF2778 domain-containing protein gives MSKRTRAFGPAAHNRRKSSRKGIPQHFLGGVAVAGLVLGCAWTVYTNVIGASIYPSVNSAAFEAPLVKSSTMVAAGSMRPAFNEIFASLEQRPLVMPAPENVASSLMFSERFAAAAPQGEPSRSVEPQPVEATKLAAASPPAETPKAVGAPKPAEAAKPKVSAPATKLALNVPAAAPKEAEARTAEDKTAKVSSGTSVRDMAQRAKAAVMSIASNDKQSMVEKLWGKQPQNSLLAFASADANVTGSIIDTRSQNPMMGGAPPYDRQTAVYDIAAKTVYLPDGTRLEAHSGLGSKMDDVRYSHVRMQGVTPPHIYELTPREALFHGVPALRLTPIGGEDKIHGRDGLLAHTYMLGPSGQSNGCVSFKDYYAFLDAYKNKGIRRLAVLAKIQ, from the coding sequence ATGAGTAAGCGTACGCGTGCGTTCGGCCCTGCGGCCCACAACCGCAGGAAATCCTCTCGCAAGGGTATTCCCCAACATTTTCTCGGCGGTGTCGCGGTCGCGGGCCTCGTGCTGGGCTGCGCTTGGACCGTTTACACCAACGTGATCGGCGCCAGCATCTATCCGAGCGTGAACAGCGCCGCCTTCGAGGCGCCCCTCGTCAAAAGCTCGACCATGGTCGCCGCCGGTTCGATGCGGCCGGCCTTCAACGAAATATTCGCTTCGCTGGAGCAACGCCCACTGGTGATGCCCGCGCCGGAGAACGTAGCGAGCTCGCTGATGTTCAGCGAACGGTTTGCCGCGGCAGCGCCGCAGGGCGAGCCGTCCAGGTCTGTTGAGCCGCAACCCGTCGAGGCAACGAAGCTGGCGGCTGCTTCCCCGCCGGCCGAAACGCCAAAGGCTGTCGGTGCGCCAAAGCCTGCCGAAGCGGCCAAGCCGAAAGTTTCCGCACCGGCTACCAAGCTCGCCTTGAACGTTCCGGCCGCGGCGCCGAAGGAGGCCGAAGCTAGGACTGCGGAGGACAAGACCGCGAAGGTCTCCTCCGGCACTTCCGTTCGCGACATGGCGCAGCGCGCCAAGGCCGCGGTGATGTCGATCGCTTCCAACGACAAGCAGTCAATGGTCGAAAAGCTGTGGGGCAAGCAGCCACAGAACTCGCTGCTCGCTTTCGCATCCGCCGACGCCAACGTCACCGGCAGTATCATCGATACGCGAAGCCAGAACCCGATGATGGGCGGCGCGCCGCCCTATGATCGCCAGACCGCGGTCTACGATATCGCCGCCAAGACGGTGTATCTGCCAGACGGTACCAGGCTGGAGGCGCATTCGGGGCTCGGCTCCAAGATGGATGACGTGCGCTATTCGCATGTGCGGATGCAGGGCGTGACGCCCCCGCACATCTACGAACTGACGCCGCGCGAGGCGCTGTTTCACGGCGTGCCGGCGCTGCGGCTGACACCGATCGGCGGCGAGGACAAGATCCACGGCCGTGACGGCCTGCTTGCGCACACCTACATGCTCGGACCGAGCGGCCAGTCCAACGGCTGCGTATCCTTCAAGGACTACTACGCCTTCCTCGACGCCTACAAGAACAAGGGCATCCGCCGCCTCGCGGTGCTGGCGAAGATCCAGTAG
- a CDS encoding co-chaperone GroES produces the protein MNFRPLHDRVVVKRIDAEEKTAGGIIIPDSAKEKPSQGEIVAVGPGGRDEAGKLIPIDLKVGDRVLFGKWSGTEVKIDGQELLIMKESDIMGVLDVTSAKKKAA, from the coding sequence ATGAACTTCCGTCCGCTTCACGACCGCGTCGTGGTCAAGCGCATCGACGCCGAAGAGAAGACCGCTGGCGGCATCATCATTCCGGACAGTGCCAAGGAAAAGCCCTCCCAGGGCGAAATCGTCGCCGTGGGCCCGGGGGGCCGCGACGAAGCCGGCAAGCTGATCCCGATCGACCTCAAGGTCGGCGACCGCGTCCTGTTCGGCAAATGGTCGGGCACCGAGGTCAAGATCGACGGCCAGGAACTCCTGATCATGAAGGAGTCCGACATCATGGGCGTGCTCGACGTTACCTCCGCCAAGAAGAAGGCCGCCTAA
- a CDS encoding RtcB family protein, translated as MRSDPYQERARALAVEAGLDPDAKIDRPGQRPMPTWCLFRDAARKEKLARDAKAVASDIAPKPQAAQYQNSPLKVFGKHDDATIAQMRNCMSVGNAVAGVLCADGHLGYAQPVGGVIAYEKQVSISGVGFDIGCGNMAVRLDTPFSQIEGNVGTIIKDVHSVISFGLGRTNDERVEHELFDDADAWRESDMGAYRQKAVTQLGTVGSGNHYVDLLRDEEGFVWIGVHFGSRGLGHTSATRYLKAAGGKDGMNVPPAVIDEGSEIGRRYIAAMQLAGRYAYAGREWVVERVRRIIGGEVTDMVHNHHNYAWRENHGGRDLWVVRKGATPAFPGQRGFIGGSMGDDAVIVEGVDSEEARASLYSTVHGAGRLFGRKEAKRRFTRAEMDAWLQSCGVTLVGADLDESPMAYRRLPDVLAEHAGSIKVQHTLRPFAVAMAGENEFDPFKD; from the coding sequence ATGCGATCCGATCCCTACCAGGAGCGGGCCAGGGCTTTGGCCGTTGAAGCCGGGCTTGATCCCGATGCCAAGATCGATCGGCCCGGCCAGCGGCCGATGCCGACCTGGTGCCTGTTTCGCGACGCCGCGCGCAAGGAGAAGCTTGCGCGAGACGCGAAGGCCGTTGCATCCGATATCGCGCCCAAGCCGCAGGCGGCGCAATACCAGAACAGCCCGCTCAAGGTCTTCGGCAAGCACGACGACGCGACGATCGCGCAGATGCGCAATTGCATGTCGGTCGGTAACGCGGTCGCCGGTGTCCTTTGTGCTGACGGTCATCTGGGTTATGCCCAGCCGGTCGGCGGCGTGATCGCGTATGAGAAGCAGGTCAGCATCTCCGGTGTCGGCTTCGACATCGGTTGCGGCAACATGGCCGTGCGTCTCGATACGCCGTTCAGCCAGATCGAAGGCAATGTCGGCACCATCATCAAGGACGTGCACAGCGTGATCTCGTTCGGCCTCGGGCGTACCAATGACGAGCGGGTCGAGCATGAACTGTTCGACGACGCCGATGCATGGCGCGAGTCCGACATGGGTGCCTACCGACAGAAGGCGGTCACGCAACTCGGGACCGTCGGGTCGGGCAACCACTATGTCGACCTGTTGCGCGACGAGGAGGGCTTCGTCTGGATCGGCGTGCACTTCGGCAGCCGCGGCCTCGGACACACCAGCGCGACCCGCTACCTCAAGGCCGCGGGCGGCAAGGACGGCATGAACGTGCCGCCCGCCGTCATCGATGAGGGCAGCGAGATCGGACGGCGCTACATCGCGGCGATGCAACTCGCCGGGCGCTACGCCTATGCCGGCCGCGAATGGGTGGTCGAGCGCGTGCGCCGGATCATCGGCGGCGAAGTCACCGACATGGTTCACAACCACCACAATTACGCGTGGCGGGAGAACCATGGCGGCAGGGATTTGTGGGTGGTTCGGAAGGGAGCAACCCCGGCATTTCCCGGCCAGCGTGGCTTCATCGGCGGATCGATGGGCGACGACGCGGTGATCGTTGAGGGCGTCGACAGCGAGGAGGCGAGGGCCTCGCTCTACTCGACGGTGCACGGCGCGGGCCGCCTGTTCGGCCGCAAGGAAGCCAAGCGGCGGTTCACGCGGGCGGAGATGGACGCCTGGCTGCAATCGTGTGGCGTCACGCTCGTAGGCGCCGACCTCGATGAAAGTCCGATGGCCTATCGCCGGCTGCCGGACGTGCTGGCCGAGCACGCTGGCTCGATCAAGGTGCAGCATACGCTGCGTCCGTTCGCGGTTGCGATGGCGGGGGAGAACGAGTTCGATCCGTTCAAGGATTGA
- the groL gene encoding chaperonin GroEL (60 kDa chaperone family; promotes refolding of misfolded polypeptides especially under stressful conditions; forms two stacked rings of heptamers to form a barrel-shaped 14mer; ends can be capped by GroES; misfolded proteins enter the barrel where they are refolded when GroES binds) produces MSAKEVKFGVDARDRMLRGVDILNNAVKVTLGPKGRNVVLDKSFGAPRITKDGVTVAKEIELDDKFENMGAQMVREVASKSADAAGDGTTTATVLAAAIVREGAKSVAAGMNPMDLKRGIDLAVEAVVADLVKNSKKVTSNEEIAQVGTISANGDAEIGKFLADAMKKVGNEGVITVEEAKSLETELDVVEGMQFDRGYISPYFVTNADKMRVEMDDAYILINEKKLSSLNELLPLLEAVVQTGKPLVIVAEDVEGEALATLVVNRLRGGLKVAAVKAPGFGDRRKAMLQDIAVLTGGQAISEDLGIKLENVTLQMLGRAKKVMIDKENTTIVNGAGKKADIEARVQQIKAQIEETTSDYDREKLQERLAKLAGGVAVIRVGGATEVEVKERKDRVDDAMHATRAAVEEGIVPGGGVALLRASEQLKRIKTQNDDQKTGVEIVRKALSAPARQIAINAGEDGSVIVGKILEKEQYNYGFDSQTGEYGNLVSKGIIDPTKVVRAAIQNAASVAALLITTEAMIAELPKKNAGAGAGMPPGGGMGGMDF; encoded by the coding sequence ATGTCAGCCAAAGAAGTCAAATTCGGCGTCGACGCCCGCGACCGCATGCTGCGCGGCGTCGACATCCTCAACAACGCCGTCAAGGTGACGCTCGGTCCGAAGGGCCGCAACGTCGTGCTCGACAAGTCGTTCGGCGCTCCCCGCATCACCAAGGACGGCGTCACCGTCGCCAAGGAGATCGAGCTCGACGACAAGTTCGAGAACATGGGCGCGCAGATGGTGCGCGAAGTCGCCTCCAAGTCGGCAGACGCTGCCGGCGACGGCACCACGACTGCGACCGTTCTCGCCGCTGCGATCGTTCGTGAAGGCGCCAAGTCGGTTGCCGCCGGCATGAACCCGATGGATCTGAAGCGCGGTATCGACCTGGCGGTGGAAGCCGTGGTCGCCGACCTCGTCAAGAACTCCAAGAAGGTCACCTCGAACGAGGAAATCGCCCAGGTCGGCACCATCTCCGCCAACGGCGACGCCGAGATCGGCAAGTTCCTCGCCGATGCCATGAAGAAGGTCGGCAACGAGGGCGTCATCACGGTTGAAGAAGCCAAGTCGCTCGAGACCGAACTCGACGTCGTCGAGGGCATGCAGTTCGACCGTGGCTACATCTCGCCCTACTTCGTCACCAACGCCGACAAGATGCGCGTTGAGATGGACGACGCCTACATCCTGATCAACGAGAAGAAGCTCTCGTCGCTGAACGAGCTGCTGCCGCTGCTCGAAGCCGTCGTGCAGACCGGCAAGCCGCTGGTCATCGTCGCGGAAGACGTCGAAGGCGAAGCGCTCGCCACCCTCGTCGTCAACCGTCTGCGTGGTGGTCTGAAGGTCGCAGCCGTCAAAGCGCCGGGCTTCGGCGATCGCCGCAAGGCCATGCTGCAGGACATCGCCGTTCTGACCGGAGGTCAGGCGATCTCGGAAGATCTCGGCATCAAGCTCGAGAACGTCACCCTGCAGATGCTCGGCCGCGCCAAGAAGGTGATGATCGACAAGGAAAACACCACCATCGTCAACGGCGCCGGCAAGAAGGCCGACATCGAGGCGCGCGTGCAGCAAATCAAGGCGCAGATCGAGGAAACCACCTCGGACTACGACCGTGAGAAGCTGCAGGAGCGTCTGGCCAAGCTCGCGGGCGGCGTTGCCGTGATCCGCGTCGGCGGCGCGACCGAAGTCGAGGTGAAGGAGCGCAAGGATCGCGTGGATGACGCGATGCATGCGACCCGTGCGGCGGTTGAGGAAGGCATAGTGCCGGGCGGCGGCGTCGCCCTGCTCCGCGCCTCCGAGCAGCTCAAGCGCATCAAGACCCAGAACGACGACCAGAAGACCGGTGTCGAGATCGTGCGCAAGGCGCTGTCCGCGCCGGCCCGCCAGATCGCGATCAACGCAGGCGAAGACGGCTCCGTCATCGTCGGCAAGATCCTCGAGAAGGAGCAGTACAATTACGGCTTCGACTCGCAGACCGGCGAATACGGCAATCTGGTCTCCAAGGGCATCATCGACCCGACCAAGGTTGTTCGTGCGGCGATCCAGAACGCGGCCTCGGTCGCGGCTCTCCTGATCACCACCGAAGCCATGATCGCCGAACTGCCGAAGAAGAACGCCGGCGCCGGCGCCGGCATGCCTCCGGGCGGCGGCATGGGCGGCATGGACTTCTGA
- a CDS encoding AMP nucleosidase gives MCSAMLVETPPPFATEAFVDAGAAVARIEEIYERNTRFLRDRFEAYVNGGAFTTRVRACYPFVRMTTSTHARLDSRLAYGFVAGPGVHETSVTRPDIFRTYLTEQIELLVKNHGVPVEIGESNEPIPIHFAYRRDINIEAALTIADSSAFTRTLRDVFDTPDLAAMDDAIADGTFEMPPGAPEPLSLFRAARVDYSLRRLYHYTGTDPEHFQNFVIFTNYQFYVDAFVQLCQHRLASGETGPDAFVAPGNAITRNARLGGGTTGITPERAPQMPAFHLVEPGYRGITLINIGTGPSNARNVTDHVAVLRPHAWLMVGHCAGLRNTQRLGDYVLAHGYVREDHVLDNELPLWVPIPALAEMQVALEEAVGEVTGLTGFELKRVMRTGTVASVDNRNWEISGPSVIRRLSQSRAVALDMESAAIAANGYRFRVPYGTLLCVSDKPLHGEIKLAGMASEFYRRRVGQHLEISLKALERVKHQESERLHSRKLRSFAEVAFQ, from the coding sequence ATGTGTTCCGCAATGCTCGTCGAAACTCCACCGCCGTTCGCGACCGAAGCATTCGTCGATGCCGGTGCGGCCGTTGCCCGTATCGAAGAGATCTACGAGCGCAATACCCGGTTCCTTCGCGATCGCTTTGAAGCCTATGTCAATGGCGGGGCGTTCACGACGCGCGTTCGAGCCTGTTATCCGTTTGTGCGGATGACGACCTCGACCCATGCACGGCTCGATTCGCGTCTCGCTTACGGCTTTGTCGCGGGGCCGGGCGTGCATGAGACCAGCGTGACGCGGCCGGATATCTTCCGCACCTATCTCACCGAGCAAATCGAGCTGTTGGTCAAGAACCACGGCGTGCCGGTTGAAATCGGCGAGTCGAACGAGCCCATTCCGATTCATTTCGCCTATCGGCGGGACATCAACATCGAGGCGGCGCTGACGATTGCCGACAGCTCGGCCTTTACGCGAACGCTGCGCGACGTGTTCGATACGCCCGATCTTGCTGCCATGGACGATGCGATCGCCGACGGCACATTCGAGATGCCCCCCGGGGCACCCGAGCCCCTGTCCCTGTTCCGTGCGGCGCGGGTCGATTACTCGCTGCGCCGGCTCTATCACTACACCGGCACCGATCCTGAGCATTTCCAGAATTTCGTGATCTTCACGAACTACCAGTTTTATGTCGATGCCTTCGTGCAACTGTGCCAGCACCGCCTCGCATCGGGCGAGACAGGCCCCGATGCCTTTGTTGCGCCCGGGAATGCGATCACGCGCAATGCGCGGCTTGGCGGCGGCACGACCGGGATTACCCCCGAACGCGCGCCACAGATGCCTGCTTTTCATCTCGTCGAGCCCGGCTATCGCGGCATTACCCTGATCAACATCGGTACCGGTCCGTCCAATGCGCGGAACGTCACCGACCACGTCGCGGTGCTGCGGCCGCACGCCTGGCTGATGGTGGGGCATTGCGCGGGCCTCAGGAATACGCAGCGGCTCGGCGACTACGTACTCGCGCATGGCTATGTCCGCGAGGATCACGTGCTCGACAATGAGCTGCCGCTCTGGGTCCCGATCCCAGCGCTTGCCGAGATGCAGGTCGCGCTCGAGGAAGCGGTCGGCGAGGTTACCGGGCTGACCGGCTTTGAGCTCAAACGGGTGATGCGCACCGGAACAGTTGCAAGTGTCGACAATCGCAATTGGGAAATCAGCGGGCCGTCGGTCATTCGACGGCTGTCGCAATCCCGCGCTGTCGCGCTCGACATGGAGTCCGCGGCGATTGCCGCCAACGGCTATCGCTTCCGCGTCCCCTACGGCACTTTGCTGTGCGTCTCCGACAAGCCGCTGCACGGCGAAATCAAACTCGCCGGCATGGCCAGCGAATTCTACCGGCGACGCGTCGGTCAGCATCTGGAGATCAGCCTGAAGGCGCTCGAACGGGTCAAGCACCAGGAATCCGAGCGCCTGCATTCGCGCAAGCTCAGAAGCTTTGCCGAAGTCGCATTTCAGTAG
- a CDS encoding usg protein, giving the protein MVSRVGVASDDFRKQVLGYGLTTAQILYRMPDHPSLLQTYIWQNYDMFPKFPALKDFLVFWQEKLDGPLFSVTVAHSKLIKPAELRAVDGVFRLH; this is encoded by the coding sequence ATGGTCTCGCGGGTTGGAGTCGCTTCCGACGACTTCCGGAAGCAGGTGCTGGGTTACGGGCTGACGACGGCGCAAATCCTGTATCGGATGCCGGATCATCCCTCATTGCTGCAGACCTATATCTGGCAGAATTACGATATGTTTCCGAAATTCCCGGCGCTGAAGGATTTCCTCGTTTTCTGGCAGGAAAAGCTTGATGGCCCGCTGTTTTCCGTGACGGTCGCGCACTCCAAGCTGATCAAGCCGGCCGAGCTGCGCGCGGTCGACGGCGTGTTCAGGCTGCATTGA
- a CDS encoding cupin domain-containing protein yields MAKQKAASRPAAQPAVKKKWSGHKTAAKSSARKTSARKAVKSKARVAPAAKSKPANKARPKQRIAISHHREEDFKADGLRTYAKYRDLGIADATHGLAQAHVIRLQGPCNPAEVSKLHYHDVEFQMVYVLKGWVKTYMEGQGETLMKEGSAWTQPPRIRHLIMDYSDDVELLEVILPAEFKTVELAS; encoded by the coding sequence ATGGCCAAGCAGAAGGCGGCATCACGCCCCGCGGCGCAGCCCGCCGTGAAGAAGAAATGGTCGGGTCACAAGACGGCGGCGAAATCTTCAGCCCGCAAGACTTCAGCCCGCAAGGCCGTCAAGTCGAAGGCGAGGGTCGCGCCGGCGGCCAAGTCGAAACCGGCCAACAAGGCGCGGCCGAAGCAGCGAATCGCCATCAGCCATCACCGCGAAGAGGATTTCAAAGCCGACGGCCTGCGCACCTACGCGAAGTATCGCGATCTCGGAATCGCGGACGCGACGCACGGTTTGGCGCAGGCGCATGTGATCCGCCTGCAAGGTCCCTGCAATCCGGCGGAAGTTTCAAAGCTGCATTACCACGACGTCGAATTCCAGATGGTCTACGTGCTCAAGGGCTGGGTGAAGACCTACATGGAAGGGCAGGGCGAGACGCTGATGAAGGAAGGCAGCGCCTGGACCCAGCCGCCGCGCATCAGGCATCTGATCATGGATTATTCCGACGATGTCGAATTGCTCGAAGTGATTTTGCCGGCAGAGTTCAAGACGGTGGAATTGGCGAGTTAA